In a single window of the Lates calcarifer isolate ASB-BC8 linkage group LG1, TLL_Latcal_v3, whole genome shotgun sequence genome:
- the LOC108902462 gene encoding gamma-crystallin M3-like isoform X2, translating into MHGKIIFYEDRNFQGRSYETSSDCADMSSYLSRCHSCRVESGCFMVYDRPNYMGQQYFLRRGEYSDYQRMMGFGDCIRSCRMIPMYKGSYRIRIYEMENFGGQMYELMDDCDNFQDRYHMSDCLSCNVMDGHWLMYEQPHYRGRMMYLRPGEYRSFRDMGYSGMRFSSIRRITDSC; encoded by the exons ATGCACGGCAAG ATCATCTTCTACGAGGACAGGAACTTCCAGGGTCGCTCCTATGAGACCAGCAGCGACTGCGCTGACATGTCCTCCTACCTGAGCAGGTGTCACTCCTGCAGGGTGGAGAGCGGCTGCTTCATGGTCTATGACCGCCCCAACTACATGGGTCAGCAGTACTTCCTGAGGAGAGGGGAGTACTCTGACTACCAGCGTATGATGGGTTTTGGTGACTGCATCAGGTCTTGCCGTATGATCCCCATG TACAAAGGATCCTATAGAATTAGGATCTATGAAATGGAGAACTTCGGTGGTCAGATGTATGAGCTGATGGACGACTGCGACAACTTCCAGGACCGTTACCACATGTCCGACTGCCTGTCCTGCAACGTGATGGACGGCCACTGGCTGATGTACGAGCAGCCCCACTACAGAGGCAGGATGATGTACCTGAGGCCTGGAGAGTACAGGAGCTTCAGGGACATGGGATATAGTGGCATGAGATTCAGCTCCATCAGGCGCATCACTGACTCCTGTTAA
- the LOC108902462 gene encoding gamma-crystallin M3-like isoform X1, with the protein MMSKIIFYEDRNFQGRSYETSSDCADMSSYLSRCHSCRVESGCFMVYDRPNYMGQQYFLRRGEYSDYQRMMGFGDCIRSCRMIPMYKGSYRIRIYEMENFGGQMYELMDDCDNFQDRYHMSDCLSCNVMDGHWLMYEQPHYRGRMMYLRPGEYRSFRDMGYSGMRFSSIRRITDSC; encoded by the exons atgatgagtaag ATCATCTTCTACGAGGACAGGAACTTCCAGGGTCGCTCCTATGAGACCAGCAGCGACTGCGCTGACATGTCCTCCTACCTGAGCAGGTGTCACTCCTGCAGGGTGGAGAGCGGCTGCTTCATGGTCTATGACCGCCCCAACTACATGGGTCAGCAGTACTTCCTGAGGAGAGGGGAGTACTCTGACTACCAGCGTATGATGGGTTTTGGTGACTGCATCAGGTCTTGCCGTATGATCCCCATG TACAAAGGATCCTATAGAATTAGGATCTATGAAATGGAGAACTTCGGTGGTCAGATGTATGAGCTGATGGACGACTGCGACAACTTCCAGGACCGTTACCACATGTCCGACTGCCTGTCCTGCAACGTGATGGACGGCCACTGGCTGATGTACGAGCAGCCCCACTACAGAGGCAGGATGATGTACCTGAGGCCTGGAGAGTACAGGAGCTTCAGGGACATGGGATATAGTGGCATGAGATTCAGCTCCATCAGGCGCATCACTGACTCCTGTTAA
- the LOC127138974 gene encoding gamma-crystallin M3 yields MNAFLLFFQIIFYEDRNFQGRSYECMSDCADMSSYLSRCHSCRVESGCFMVYDRPNYMGNQWFMRRGEYSDYMSMMGWSGGIRSCRMIPMYRGQFRMRIYERENFGGQMYELMDDCDNIMDRYRMNDCMSCHVMDGHWLMYEQPHYRGRMMYLRPGEYRSFRDMGYSGMRWMSMRRIMDMC; encoded by the exons ATGAATGCATTCCTCTTGTTTTTTCAGATCATCTTCTACGAGGACAGGAACTTCCAGGGTCGTTCCTATGAGTGCATGAGCGACTGTGCCGACATGTCCTCCTACCTGAGCAGGTGTCACTCCTGCAGGGTGGAGAGCGGCTGCTTCATGGTCTACGACCGCCCCAACTACATGGGAAACCAGTGGTTCATGAGGAGGGGAGAGTACTCTGACTACATGAGCATGATGGGATGGAGCGGTGGTATCAGGTCTTGCCGTATGATCCCCATG TACAGAGGCCAGTTCAGGATGAGGATCTACGAGAGGGAGAACTTCGGTGGTCAGATGTATGAGCTGATGGATGACTGTGACAACATCATGGACCGCTACCGCATGAACGACTGCATGTCCTGCCACGTGATGGACGGCCACTGGCTGATGTACGAGCAGCCCCACTACAGAGGCAGGATGATGTACCTGAGGCCCGGAGAGTACAGGAGCTTCAGGGACATGGGATATAGTGGCATGAGGTGGATGAGCATGAGGCGCATCATGGACATGTGctag
- the LOC108902456 gene encoding gamma-crystallin M3-like yields the protein MTMGRIIFYEDRNFQGRSYECMSDCSDMSSYLSRCHSCRVESGCFMVYDRPNYMGNQYFMRRGEYADYMSMMGMRDCIRSCRMIPMHRGSYRMRIYERENFGGQMYELMDDCDNIMDRYRMSDCMSCNVMDGHWLMYEQPHYRGRMMYLRPGEYRSFRDMGYSGMRWMSMRRIMDM from the exons ATGACCATGGGCAGG ATCATCTTCTACGAGGACAGGAACTTCCAGGGTCGTTCCTATGAGTGCATGAGCGACTGCTCTGACATGTCCTCCTACCTGAGCAGGTGTCACTCCTGCAGGGTGGAGAGCGGCTGCTTCATGGTCTACGACCGCCCCAACTACATGGGAAACCAGTATTTCATGAGGAGGGGCGAGTATGCTGACTACATGAGCATGATGGGAATGAGAGACTGCATTAGATCTTGCCGTATGATCCCCATG CACAGAGGATCCTACAGGATGAGGATCTACGAGAGGGAGAACTTCGGTGGTCAGATGTATGAGCTGATGGACGACTGTGACAACATCATGGACCGCTACCGTATGTCCGACTGCATGTCCTGCAACGTGATGGACGGCCACTGGCTGATGTACGAGCAGCCCCACTACAGAGGCAGGATGATGTACCTGAGGCCCGGAGAGTACAGGAGCTTCAGGGACATGGGATATAGTGGCATGAGGTGGATGAGCATGAGGCGCATCATGGACATGTAA